The Parus major isolate Abel chromosome 4, Parus_major1.1, whole genome shotgun sequence genome has a window encoding:
- the CISD2 gene encoding CDGSH iron-sulfur domain-containing protein 2: MDLQYDECSTDKRQHSRTWELPRNVSCAPRVQRRLEEQKNVGRRRTLARIVKVQLPAYLKRLPLPESVGGFIRLTVSEWLRLLPFLGVLALLGYLAVRPFLPKKKQQKDSLINLKIQKENPKVVNEINIEDLCLTKAYCRCWRSKTFPVCDGSHNKHNELTGDNVGPLILKKKEV; encoded by the exons ATGGACTTGCAGTATGATGAGTGCAGCACTGAtaaaaggcagcacagcaggacttGGGAGCTTCCTCGAAATGTCAGCTGTGCTCCCAGAGTCCAGAGAAGGCTGGAAGAGCAGAAGaatgtggggaggaggagg ACTTTGGCCCGCATCGTCAAGGTCCAGCTGCCCGCGTACCTCAAGCGCCTACCGCTGCCCGAGAGCGTCGGCGGCTTCATCCGCCTCACAG TTTCAGAATGGCTGCGGTTACTGCCTTTCCTGGGTGTGCTGGCCTTGCTCGGTTACCTTGCTGTTCGTCCCTTCCTCCccaagaagaaacagcagaaggatAGCTTGATTAACCTCAAGATCCAGAAGGAAAATCCCAAAGTGGTGAATGAGATAAACATTGAAGATCTGTGCCTCACTAAAGCTTACTGCAGGTGTTGGCGTTCGAAGACG ttccctGTCTGTGATGGCTCCCACAACAAGCACAATGAATTGACAGGAGATAATGTAGGTCCACTAATACTCAAGAAGAAAGAAGTATAG